The Deltaproteobacteria bacterium GWC2_65_14 genome contains the following window.
GCGCAGGCGGTCGCGACATGGATATCCTCCCCCTCCCGAAAGCGGCGGACCAGCTCCCCGTCCCCGGAGAGGTGGGCCAGCAGGCGAAGCTCCACCTGGGAGTAGTCGGCTCCCACGAAGAGGGTCCCCGGCTCCGCCGTGAAGCCGGACCGGATCCTCCTTCCCAGCTCCTCGCGGACCGGGATGTTCTGCAGGTTCGGGTCGGAGGAGGAGAGGCGGCCGGTTGCGGTCTGCGTCAGGTGGAAGGTCGTGTGGATCCGTCCGTCCCGCGGGTCGACCTGCCCCGGAAGGACATCCACGTAGGTGGAGCGGATCTTGGCGAGCGTGCGATACTCGAGGACCAGCCCGGGGATCTCGTGGGCCCCCTGGAGCCGCTCGAGCACCTCCACGTCGGTCGAATACCCGGTCTTGGTCTTCTTGACCGGGGGAAGCCCGAGCTTCTCGAACAGCAGGAAGGCCAGCTGCTTCGGGGAGTTGATGTTGAAGTCGGCCCCGGCGATCGCCGCGACCTGCTCCTCGATCTTCCGGGTCCCCTCCGCGAGTTCCTTTGACAGCGCGGCGAAGACGCCGGGATCCAGCCGGATCCCCGTTCGCTCCATCCGCAGCAGGACCGGGAGAAGCGGCATGTCCACGTCGGAAAAGAGCTTCGTAAGACCGGCCTCTCCGAGCTTCTCCTCGAGGACCCGGCCCAGCGCCTCGATCTCCTCCGCCGACGCGACGGCCCTCTCCTCCGGCTCTTCCGGAACCCCCGCGGGAGGGCGTGACGGCAGATGCCGCGCCCAAAGCTTGGTGAGGGTCGGGGTCCCCTCGTCCGGCGCGAGAAGATGCCCGGCCACCAGGATATCGAACAGCGGAAGCCGCTCCCCGGGAAGGTCGAAGAGGCCGTTGCGCGCCAGGAACCGTTTCCCGTCGAAGAGAACGATCCGCCCTTCCCCCTCCCCCGCCAGGCGGACCAGCTCCGCGGTCTCCCCGGACGGGAGGAGAAAGACCCCTTTCTCCCCGGCCGAAACGGCCGTCAGCGCACCCCCTTCTCCTCCCTGCGCCACCCCGATCCGGATCCCCTTCGGGTCCCCGAGGCGCCGGAACAGCTCGGCCGCGCGATCGACGCGGGTCCACGCGGTGGTCCTGGCGGCGGGCGCGGACTCCGCGGCGGCGGCCTCCGTCTCCGGGCCCAGCTCCTCCAGCAGCTTCCGGAACCCGAGCCGCCGGAACAAGGGCACGATCCTCTCCGTCCGGACCCCCCGGGGAGCGAGATCGGCGATCGTCCGTCCCACCGCGACGTTCCGGTCGATCTCCGCCAGGGTTCGGCAGAGGCGCGCCTCCGCGGCATGCCGCTCGATCTTTTCCTTCCGGCTCCCCTTGAGGCGGTCCGTGCCGGCGAGGAGGTTTTCCAGCGTCCCGAATTCCTGCAGCAGCGCGGCGGCCGTCTTCTCCCCGATCCCCGGGACGCCCGGAACGTTGTCCGAGGGATCTCCTGCCAGCGCGAGGAGGTCCACCACCTGCCGGGGCTCCACCCCGAAGGTCTCCCGCACCTCCGCCTCCCCGACCGTCTGCTCCCTGAGCCCGTCGCGCACGACCACCCGGTCCGACACGAGCTGGTAGAGGTCCTTGTCGGAGGAGACGATCACGACCCGCATCCCCTGCTCCTCCGCCACCCGGGAGAGGGTTCCGATGATGTCGTCCGCCTCCACCCCGGGGATCTCGATCCGGGGAATCCCGAGGGCGTCGAGGACCTCCTTCACCAGGGGGATCTGCGCCGCGAGGTCCTCGGGGACCTTCAGCCGGTTCGCCTTGTACTCGGGGAAGATCTCGTGGCGATGGGTAGGCTCCGGCGTGTCGAAGGCGGCGGCGATCGCCCCGGGGCGCTCCTCCCGGAGGATCTTCATCAGGATCCTCGCGGTTCCCAGCACGACGTTGGTCGGAGTCCCGTCCGGGGCCGACAGGCGCGGCAGGCCGAAGAAGGTCCGGTAGAGGACGTTATGCCCGTCGATCAGATAGAGGGAGCTCATCGGCGGCCTGCCAGTGTTCCACCACCAGCGTTTCGGCGATGGTGTCCCCCGCCCGCTGGCCGTCCGGGTCGTAGAACCCGAGGTAGGTCTCGATGAGCAGGACCGCCAGCCCGATCGTGAAGGCGAGGAAGGGCCCCACGGCCGGGACGAGGTACAGAAGGAAGGGTGCGGCGACCGGAAGGTTCCGCAGCAGGGAGGCCTGGAAGTCCATCGGCTCCTGCCCGAGGCGGATCACCTTGAGCCCCGTCAGCCACTTCCCCGCGCTCCTCCCCCCGTAGAACCCGTCGCACATCAGGAGGTAGAAGAGCGAGGCCAGCACGCCCGCGGCTCCCGGAATGTGCCAGAGCGACATGGCGAGGATCAGGTCGGCGGCCTTCCCCACGAGGCGGGCCAGGTAGCGCGCCCTCCGGGCATCGCGGAAGTGCTCCATCCGGAGTTCCCGTCCAAGGGGCATCGGCTCACCCACCCGGGAGACCCGGATCCCGGGTGAAGAAGAGGAACGCGAGAGAAGGACGCCGGCTCCCCGCGGGAACCACGAAGTGGAGCGTCTCGAACCGGTACCCTTTTCCCGTCCAGCGGTTCAGGGCGGACTCGATCTCCTGGTCGCAGACGTCCTGGACCTCGACCACCTTGTTGGGCCCCTCGACCCGTTCCGCCGCCATCCCGGTCACTCCGAGAGGGCCTTCGCCGCCTCCCGGGCGGCGTAGGTCAGGATCAGGTCGGCCCCCGCCCGCTTGATGGAGACCAGGATCTCCATCATCAGCCGGCTTCCGTCGACCCAGCCGAGCCGTTCCCCGGCCT
Protein-coding sequences here:
- a CDS encoding DNA polymerase I, giving the protein MSSLYLIDGHNVLYRTFFGLPRLSAPDGTPTNVVLGTARILMKILREERPGAIAAAFDTPEPTHRHEIFPEYKANRLKVPEDLAAQIPLVKEVLDALGIPRIEIPGVEADDIIGTLSRVAEEQGMRVVIVSSDKDLYQLVSDRVVVRDGLREQTVGEAEVRETFGVEPRQVVDLLALAGDPSDNVPGVPGIGEKTAAALLQEFGTLENLLAGTDRLKGSRKEKIERHAAEARLCRTLAEIDRNVAVGRTIADLAPRGVRTERIVPLFRRLGFRKLLEELGPETEAAAAESAPAARTTAWTRVDRAAELFRRLGDPKGIRIGVAQGGEGGALTAVSAGEKGVFLLPSGETAELVRLAGEGEGRIVLFDGKRFLARNGLFDLPGERLPLFDILVAGHLLAPDEGTPTLTKLWARHLPSRPPAGVPEEPEERAVASAEEIEALGRVLEEKLGEAGLTKLFSDVDMPLLPVLLRMERTGIRLDPGVFAALSKELAEGTRKIEEQVAAIAGADFNINSPKQLAFLLFEKLGLPPVKKTKTGYSTDVEVLERLQGAHEIPGLVLEYRTLAKIRSTYVDVLPGQVDPRDGRIHTTFHLTQTATGRLSSSDPNLQNIPVREELGRRIRSGFTAEPGTLFVGADYSQVELRLLAHLSGDGELVRRFREGEDIHVATACAVFGVSPSGVTPDLRRRAKVINFGILYGMSPYGLSRELGIPAGEAKRLIEQYFSRYTGVRDYVERVKEEAKRDGFVSTLFGRRRYLRDIGSRNKVLREAAERMAVNSPIQGSAADIIKRAMIRVDREFRDRTRGARLVLQIHDELIAEVPREEADGAERILREAMEGVAPLSVPLTVSVSRGKTWGEIH